Proteins from a single region of Streptomyces sp. Tu 3180:
- a CDS encoding histidine phosphatase family protein, whose translation MALRVTFVAAAGSSSVLAERFEDDRPLDRAGWGEVQRAAHELLPLAAADLRYCSPTPRSRATGDGLGYAPLAQLALRDCDMGRWRGLTLGEAMAREPEAVDAWLADPRVTPHGGESLLDFIGRVGGWLDTRPLEDGSGAVAVAEPSVIRAALVYALKAPPATYWNIDVRSLSTISVAGRPGRWNLRLDGVCAQPTRA comes from the coding sequence ATGGCACTTCGGGTCACGTTCGTCGCCGCCGCGGGGAGCTCCTCGGTGCTCGCCGAACGCTTCGAGGACGACCGGCCGCTGGACCGGGCGGGCTGGGGCGAGGTGCAACGGGCCGCCCACGAGCTGCTGCCGCTCGCCGCGGCCGATCTGCGCTACTGCTCGCCGACCCCGCGCAGCCGTGCCACCGGGGACGGCCTCGGCTACGCCCCGCTGGCGCAGCTCGCCCTGCGCGACTGCGACATGGGCCGCTGGCGCGGGCTGACCCTGGGCGAGGCGATGGCCCGGGAGCCGGAGGCGGTGGACGCCTGGCTCGCCGATCCGCGGGTCACGCCGCACGGCGGGGAGTCGCTGCTGGACTTCATCGGGCGCGTCGGCGGCTGGCTCGACACCCGGCCCCTGGAGGACGGCTCCGGGGCGGTGGCCGTGGCCGAGCCGTCCGTGATCCGCGCGGCCCTGGTGTACGCGCTGAAGGCGCCGCCGGCGACGTACTGGAACATCGACGTCCGCTCGCTGTCGACGATCAGCGTGGCCGGCCGGCCGGGCCGCTGGAACCTCCGCCTCGACGGGGTGTGCGC
- a CDS encoding GNAT family N-acetyltransferase, whose amino-acid sequence MTDIPRLPEDYEISTDPGRIDAERVHRWLSTDAYWALGRPRDKQDAAIAGSLNFGVYASVSGEQVAYARVVTDRATFAWLCDVYVDPSVRGKGVGTALVAAVREELRPYGLKRVMLATHDAHGVYEKLGFRALERPDRWMVLASG is encoded by the coding sequence ATGACCGACATCCCGCGCCTCCCCGAGGACTACGAGATCTCCACCGACCCCGGCCGGATCGACGCCGAGCGCGTGCACCGGTGGCTGTCCACCGACGCGTACTGGGCCCTCGGACGCCCCCGGGACAAGCAGGACGCGGCGATCGCGGGCTCGCTCAACTTCGGCGTCTACGCGTCGGTGTCGGGGGAGCAGGTGGCCTACGCCCGGGTGGTCACCGACCGGGCCACCTTCGCCTGGCTGTGCGACGTGTACGTCGACCCCTCGGTGCGGGGGAAGGGGGTCGGCACGGCCCTGGTGGCGGCCGTACGGGAGGAGCTGCGGCCGTACGGACTGAAGCGCGTCATGCTCGCCACGCACGACGCGCACGGTGTCTACGAGAAGCTCGGGTTCCGGGCCCTGGAGCGGCCCGACCGCTGGATGGTGCTCGCCTCGGGGTGA
- a CDS encoding PLP-dependent aminotransferase family protein — MHERSSVGELADQLRRELDRYSPGGKLPSSRALVERFRVSPVTVSRALARLAAEGLVVTRPGAGTFRARPRAAAAPAGDTSWQEVALSAEGAADLVPRSVDASGVLVSLAAPPPGVIEFNGGYLHPSLQPERAMAAALSRAGRRPGAWGRPPVEGLPELREWFARSVGGPVTAAGVLVTSGGQSALTTALRALAPPGAPVLVESPTYPGMLAIARAAGLRPVPVPVDADGVRPELLADAFRATGARVFVCQPLFQNPTGAVLAPARRGEVLDIARRAGAFVVEDDFVRRLVHEDAGPLPRPLAADDPDGVVVHVCSLTKATSPSFRVSALAAHGPVLERLRAIQVVDTFFVPRPLQEATLELVGSPAWPRHLRAISAGLRARRDAMTAALRLHLPELALPHIPSGGYHLWLRLPDGTEGGSRAFGPAGESALTAAALRAGVALAPGRPYFSAEPPAGHLRLSFAAVAGTGEITEGVRRLRAACDEVLG, encoded by the coding sequence ATGCATGAGCGTAGCAGTGTCGGTGAACTGGCGGATCAGTTGCGGCGGGAGCTCGACCGCTACTCTCCCGGTGGAAAGCTCCCGTCCAGCCGGGCCCTGGTGGAGCGGTTCCGGGTGAGCCCCGTGACGGTCTCCCGGGCGCTGGCCCGGCTCGCCGCCGAGGGGCTGGTCGTCACCCGGCCCGGCGCCGGCACCTTCCGCGCGCGGCCCCGGGCCGCGGCCGCCCCCGCCGGGGACACCTCCTGGCAGGAGGTCGCCCTCAGCGCGGAGGGCGCCGCCGACCTCGTGCCGCGCTCGGTGGACGCCTCCGGGGTGCTGGTCTCGCTCGCCGCGCCGCCGCCCGGGGTGATCGAGTTCAACGGCGGCTACCTGCACCCCTCCCTGCAGCCGGAGCGGGCGATGGCGGCGGCGCTGTCCCGGGCCGGGCGCAGGCCGGGCGCCTGGGGCAGACCGCCCGTGGAAGGGCTGCCGGAGCTGCGCGAGTGGTTCGCGCGCAGCGTCGGAGGCCCGGTCACGGCGGCGGGGGTGCTGGTCACGTCGGGCGGGCAGTCCGCGCTGACCACCGCCCTGCGCGCGCTCGCGCCGCCCGGCGCGCCGGTCCTGGTCGAGTCGCCCACCTACCCGGGCATGCTGGCCATCGCCCGCGCGGCCGGACTGCGCCCGGTGCCCGTCCCGGTGGACGCGGACGGCGTGCGGCCCGAGCTGCTCGCGGACGCGTTCCGGGCGACCGGCGCCCGGGTCTTCGTCTGCCAGCCGCTGTTCCAGAACCCCACGGGCGCCGTGCTCGCGCCCGCCCGGCGCGGCGAGGTGCTGGACATCGCCCGCCGGGCGGGCGCCTTCGTGGTCGAGGACGACTTCGTCCGGCGGCTGGTGCACGAGGACGCGGGACCGCTGCCGCGCCCGCTCGCCGCCGACGACCCCGACGGGGTCGTGGTGCACGTCTGCTCGCTGACCAAGGCGACCTCGCCCAGCTTCCGGGTGAGCGCCCTCGCCGCGCACGGCCCGGTGCTGGAGCGACTGCGGGCCATCCAGGTCGTCGACACCTTCTTCGTGCCCCGTCCCCTCCAGGAGGCCACGCTGGAGCTCGTCGGCTCGCCCGCCTGGCCGCGCCACCTGCGCGCGATCTCGGCCGGGCTGCGGGCCCGCCGGGACGCCATGACCGCCGCGCTCCGCCTCCACCTGCCCGAACTCGCCCTGCCGCACATCCCGTCCGGCGGCTACCATCTGTGGCTGCGGCTGCCCGACGGCACGGAAGGCGGCTCCCGGGCCTTCGGCCCCGCAGGGGAGTCCGCCCTGACGGCCGCCGCCCTGCGCGCCGGCGTCGCCCTCGCGCCCGGCCGCCCCTACTTCAGCGCCGAGCCCCCGGCCGGACACCTCCGGCTGAGCTTCGCGGCGGTGGCGGGCACCGGAGAGATCACCGAGGGCGTGCGGCGCCTGCGCGCCGCCTGCGACGAGGTGCTGGGATAA
- a CDS encoding DMT family transporter: MRAQSSATAPSPIAVTAHRDRAGLGTLQAALGVVAFSLTFPATAWGLEGFGPWSLVAVRSVLAAVIAGGCLLALRVPPPARRHRPGLAVVGAGVVLGFPMLTTLALQTSTTAHAAVVVGLLPLTTALLSALRVGARPSRTFWAAALAGAAAVVAFTVQQSGGALTTADLYLFAALLVCAAGYTEGGRLARVMPGWQVIGWALVLCLPLTVPAAAIALTLEPVRLTAHSVTGLLWVAAGSQFLGLIVWYRGMAAIGIPKASQLQLAQPLLTLVWSVLLLNEHLTVAAPLTAAAVLVCIAVTQRARG; the protein is encoded by the coding sequence ATGAGAGCACAGAGTAGCGCTACTGCCCCGTCCCCGATAGCGGTCACCGCACACCGGGACCGCGCCGGTCTCGGCACCCTCCAGGCCGCCCTCGGCGTCGTCGCCTTCTCCCTCACCTTCCCGGCCACCGCCTGGGGCCTGGAGGGCTTCGGCCCCTGGTCGCTGGTGGCCGTGCGCAGCGTGCTCGCGGCGGTGATCGCGGGCGGCTGTCTGCTCGCCCTGCGCGTCCCGCCGCCGGCCCGGCGCCACCGGCCCGGGCTCGCGGTGGTCGGCGCCGGGGTGGTCCTCGGCTTCCCGATGCTGACCACGCTGGCGCTGCAGACCTCGACCACCGCGCACGCGGCCGTCGTGGTGGGCCTCCTCCCGCTCACCACGGCGCTGCTGTCCGCCCTGCGCGTCGGCGCCCGCCCCTCGCGCACCTTCTGGGCGGCGGCCCTCGCCGGGGCCGCCGCCGTCGTGGCGTTCACCGTCCAGCAGAGCGGCGGCGCGCTGACCACGGCCGACCTGTACCTCTTCGCGGCGCTGCTGGTGTGCGCGGCCGGATACACCGAGGGCGGCCGGCTGGCCCGGGTGATGCCGGGCTGGCAGGTGATCGGCTGGGCCCTGGTGCTGTGCCTGCCGCTCACCGTGCCCGCCGCCGCGATCGCGCTGACGCTCGAGCCGGTGCGGCTGACCGCGCACAGCGTGACCGGACTGCTGTGGGTGGCCGCGGGTTCGCAGTTCCTCGGGCTGATCGTGTGGTACCGGGGCATGGCGGCGATCGGCATCCCCAAGGCCAGCCAGTTGCAGCTGGCCCAGCCGCTGCTCACACTGGTGTGGTCGGTGCTGCTGCTGAACGAGCACCTGACGGTGGCCGCCCCGCTGACGGCCGCGGCCGTGCTCGTGTGCATCGCCGTCACGCAACGGGCGCGCGGATGA
- a CDS encoding DUF1918 domain-containing protein, with protein MHATVGDQLVQHGRVVGQHDKVGEIVEVMGQEGNPPYRVRFEDGHEGVCSPGPDTEIRHRTTTPTTRR; from the coding sequence ATGCACGCAACCGTGGGTGACCAGCTTGTCCAGCACGGCAGGGTGGTCGGCCAGCACGACAAGGTCGGCGAGATCGTCGAAGTGATGGGGCAGGAGGGCAACCCGCCCTACCGCGTCCGTTTCGAGGACGGCCACGAGGGCGTGTGCTCGCCCGGCCCCGACACCGAGATCCGGCACCGGACGACGACCCCGACGACCCGGCGGTAG
- a CDS encoding 3-hydroxybutyryl-CoA dehydrogenase, with product MTDIERVGVVGCGQMGAGIAEVCARAGLDVKVAETTGEALEIGRTRLFTSLSKAAERGKITTEELEATQTRLSFTTDLGEFADRDLVIEAVVENEQVKTEIFQVLDQVVSRPDAILASNTSSIPLVKLAVATSRPDHVIGVHFFNPAPVQQLVELIPALTTSEGTLSRAQVFAEKVLGKHAIRAQDRSGFVVNALLIPYLLSAIRMFESGIASREDIDNGMEMGCAHPMGPLKLSDLIGLDTVASVAYSMYEEYKEPLYAAPPLLQRMVDAGRLGRKTGSGFYTYG from the coding sequence GTGACCGACATCGAACGCGTCGGAGTGGTGGGCTGCGGTCAGATGGGCGCGGGGATCGCCGAGGTGTGCGCCCGGGCCGGACTGGACGTCAAGGTCGCCGAGACCACCGGCGAAGCCCTGGAGATCGGCCGTACCCGGCTGTTCACCTCCCTGTCCAAGGCGGCCGAGCGCGGCAAGATCACCACGGAGGAGCTCGAGGCCACGCAGACGCGGCTGAGCTTCACCACGGACCTCGGCGAGTTCGCCGACCGTGATCTGGTGATCGAGGCCGTCGTCGAGAACGAGCAGGTCAAGACGGAGATCTTCCAGGTGCTGGACCAGGTGGTGAGCCGGCCGGACGCGATCCTGGCCTCCAACACCTCCTCCATCCCGCTGGTGAAGCTGGCGGTCGCCACCTCGCGGCCCGACCACGTGATCGGCGTCCACTTCTTCAACCCGGCGCCGGTGCAGCAGCTGGTGGAGCTGATCCCGGCGCTCACCACCTCCGAGGGCACGCTGAGCCGTGCCCAGGTGTTCGCCGAGAAGGTGCTGGGCAAGCACGCGATCCGCGCCCAGGACCGCTCCGGTTTCGTGGTCAACGCGCTGCTGATCCCGTACCTGCTCTCCGCGATCCGGATGTTCGAGTCGGGCATCGCCAGCCGGGAGGACATCGACAACGGCATGGAGATGGGCTGCGCCCACCCGATGGGCCCGCTGAAGCTGTCCGACCTGATCGGCCTGGACACGGTGGCCTCGGTGGCGTACTCGATGTACGAGGAGTACAAGGAGCCGCTGTACGCCGCTCCCCCGCTGCTGCAGCGCATGGTCGACGCGGGGCGCCTGGGCCGCAAGACCGGCTCGGGGTTCTACACCTACGGCTGA